In Pseudoxanthobacter soli DSM 19599, a single window of DNA contains:
- a CDS encoding thiamine pyrophosphate-binding protein — translation MTQNGSSGTQRTSGVPAVDISTPDALAERRGADVLLEVLDSEGVEYVFGNPGTTELPLMDALLSKPQIQYIWGLQEASVVAMADGYAQAARRPGFVNLHTAGGLGHALGCIINAGVANTPLVITAGQQDSRHTVTDPLLFGDLVAIARPNVKWAQEVASAAQIPVLVRRAFHDCNAAPAGGVFLSLPMDVMEEKTTVSTLRQSRIDRRAVAGSLEELADILAAVPVGRLVMIAGDEIDTSDAAAEAVEIAEILGVPVYGSSWPARIPFPTSHPLWAGNMPTKATDINKRLSDYDCVFALGGKSLITILYTEGPAVPETCEVLQLSSDVRDLGRTYETRLSVWGDIKASLQVLNPLLRRKVAPTAAERRKRLDAAREDREGRRRGIEAQARSEMDAPVTTPLVAAHEVVRAIGSRVAIVDEAVATSSHVRSLLHSDSARQYSFLRGGVLGWGMPASVGFSLGYGRAPVVCLVGDGAALYSPQALWTAAHEKLPVTFVVMNNREYNVLKNFQRGQSHYNSTRSNRFIAMDIVDPPVDYMALAHAFGLPARRAERVSDIAALVEAGIASELPNVIEIPISAEVYVR, via the coding sequence CCGACGTTCTGCTCGAGGTGCTCGATAGCGAAGGCGTGGAGTACGTGTTCGGCAATCCCGGCACGACCGAACTGCCGCTGATGGATGCACTGCTTTCGAAGCCGCAGATCCAGTACATCTGGGGCCTGCAGGAGGCGAGCGTCGTCGCCATGGCCGACGGTTATGCCCAGGCCGCGCGCCGGCCGGGCTTCGTCAATCTCCATACCGCCGGCGGTCTCGGTCATGCGCTCGGCTGCATCATAAATGCCGGCGTCGCCAACACCCCGCTGGTGATCACGGCCGGCCAGCAGGACTCCCGCCACACCGTCACCGATCCGCTGCTGTTCGGCGACCTCGTCGCCATCGCCCGCCCCAATGTCAAATGGGCGCAGGAGGTGGCGAGCGCGGCGCAGATTCCGGTGCTGGTGCGCCGTGCGTTCCACGACTGCAATGCCGCGCCGGCGGGCGGGGTGTTCCTGTCGCTGCCGATGGACGTGATGGAGGAGAAGACGACCGTCAGCACGCTCCGCCAGTCGCGCATCGACCGTCGTGCGGTGGCGGGCTCGCTGGAGGAGCTGGCCGATATCCTCGCCGCCGTGCCGGTGGGCCGGCTCGTCATGATCGCCGGCGACGAGATCGACACCAGCGATGCCGCCGCGGAGGCGGTGGAGATCGCGGAGATCCTGGGCGTGCCGGTCTATGGCTCGTCCTGGCCAGCGCGGATTCCCTTCCCGACCTCCCATCCGCTGTGGGCCGGCAACATGCCGACCAAGGCGACGGACATCAACAAGCGGCTGTCGGACTATGACTGCGTGTTCGCCCTCGGCGGCAAGTCGCTGATCACCATTCTCTATACCGAAGGCCCGGCGGTGCCGGAGACCTGCGAGGTTCTGCAGCTCTCCTCCGACGTGCGCGACCTCGGCCGGACCTACGAGACGCGGCTGTCGGTCTGGGGCGACATCAAGGCCTCGTTGCAGGTGCTGAACCCGCTCTTACGCCGGAAGGTCGCCCCGACAGCCGCGGAACGCCGCAAGCGTCTCGACGCCGCGCGGGAGGATCGGGAGGGACGCCGGCGGGGGATCGAGGCGCAGGCGCGCAGCGAAATGGACGCGCCGGTGACGACGCCACTCGTCGCCGCCCACGAGGTGGTGCGGGCGATCGGCTCCCGGGTCGCCATCGTCGACGAGGCGGTCGCGACCTCGTCCCACGTCCGCAGCCTGCTGCATTCGGATTCGGCGCGGCAATATTCCTTCCTGCGCGGTGGCGTGCTCGGCTGGGGCATGCCGGCGTCCGTCGGGTTTTCGCTCGGCTACGGCCGCGCGCCGGTGGTGTGCCTCGTCGGCGACGGCGCCGCGCTCTATTCGCCTCAGGCGCTCTGGACTGCGGCCCACGAGAAGCTTCCGGTGACGTTCGTCGTGATGAACAATCGCGAATACAACGTGCTGAAGAACTTCCAGCGCGGCCAGTCGCATTACAACTCGACGCGCTCAAACCGTTTCATCGCGATGGATATCGTCGATCCACCGGTCGACTACATGGCGCTGGCGCACGCCTTCGGCCTGCCGGCGCGCCGGGCGGAGCGCGTCTCCGACATCGCCGCGCTGGTGGAGGCCGGCATCGCGTCGGAACTGCCGAACGTGATCGAGATCCCGATTTCCGCGGAGGTCTATGTCCGCTGA
- a CDS encoding glutamate synthase subunit beta — protein MGKVTGFLEIDRQDQKYQPAADRIRHYREFTVPLPTAEVERQAARCMDCGIPFCHGPTGCPVHNQIPDWNDLVFSGEWEEAIRNLHTTNNFPEFTGRICPAPCEEACTLNLENVPVAIKTVEQAIVDNAWTNGWIKPEIAAAKTGKRVAVVGSGPAGLAAAQQLARVGHDVHVYEKQAKAGGLLRYGIPDFKMEKHHIDRRVKQMEAEGVVFHYGVNIGVTRTLDSLIEEHDAVLLCAGAERPREAGIPGSDLKGVHHAMPYLIQQNRRVGGESIGAEAPIVAAGKHVVVVGGGDTASDCVGTSFRQGAVRVTQLDIRPTPPVMEDKLKVWPYWPTKFRTSSSQAEGAEREFSAATLGFKGDRNGNVTHVQCARVDERRRPIPGTEFEIRADLVMIAIGFAGPTLDTFVAEANDRLELDARTNVKADTESYRTSVEKLFAAGDVRRGQSLVVWAIREGRQAARAIDLHLMGETTLPR, from the coding sequence ATGGGCAAGGTCACTGGCTTTCTCGAGATCGACCGGCAGGATCAGAAGTACCAGCCGGCGGCCGACCGCATCCGCCACTATCGCGAGTTCACGGTTCCCCTGCCGACGGCCGAGGTCGAGCGCCAGGCGGCGCGCTGCATGGATTGCGGCATTCCGTTCTGCCATGGGCCGACTGGCTGCCCGGTGCACAACCAGATCCCCGACTGGAACGATCTGGTGTTCTCCGGCGAGTGGGAAGAGGCGATCCGCAACCTCCACACCACCAACAACTTCCCCGAATTCACCGGCCGCATCTGCCCGGCACCGTGCGAGGAGGCCTGCACGCTCAACCTCGAGAACGTGCCGGTCGCCATCAAGACGGTCGAGCAGGCCATCGTCGACAACGCGTGGACGAACGGCTGGATAAAGCCGGAGATTGCCGCGGCAAAGACGGGCAAGCGCGTTGCGGTCGTCGGCTCCGGTCCGGCGGGGCTCGCAGCGGCCCAGCAGCTCGCACGCGTCGGCCATGATGTCCACGTCTACGAGAAGCAGGCGAAGGCCGGCGGCCTGCTGCGCTACGGCATCCCCGACTTCAAGATGGAGAAGCACCACATCGACCGCCGCGTGAAGCAGATGGAGGCGGAAGGCGTGGTGTTCCACTACGGCGTCAACATCGGCGTGACCCGCACCCTCGACAGCCTGATCGAGGAACACGACGCGGTTCTCCTCTGCGCCGGTGCCGAGCGTCCGCGCGAGGCCGGCATTCCCGGTTCGGACCTGAAGGGCGTGCACCACGCCATGCCCTACCTGATCCAGCAGAACCGGCGGGTCGGCGGCGAATCCATCGGCGCCGAGGCCCCCATTGTGGCGGCGGGCAAGCATGTGGTGGTCGTCGGTGGCGGCGACACCGCCTCGGACTGTGTCGGCACCTCGTTCCGCCAGGGCGCGGTGCGGGTGACCCAGCTCGACATCCGCCCGACGCCGCCGGTGATGGAAGACAAGCTCAAGGTGTGGCCCTACTGGCCGACCAAGTTCCGCACCTCGTCCAGCCAGGCCGAGGGCGCGGAACGTGAATTCTCCGCGGCGACCCTCGGCTTCAAGGGCGACCGCAACGGCAACGTCACCCATGTGCAGTGCGCGCGGGTGGACGAGCGCCGGCGGCCGATTCCCGGGACGGAGTTCGAGATCCGCGCCGACCTCGTCATGATCGCCATCGGCTTCGCCGGCCCGACGCTCGATACCTTCGTCGCCGAGGCGAACGACCGGCTCGAGCTCGACGCCCGCACCAACGTCAAGGCGGATACCGAGAGCTATCGCACCTCGGTCGAAAAGCTGTTCGCGGCCGGCGACGTGCGCCGAGGCCAGTCCCTGGTTGTGTGGGCGATCCGCGAGGGCCGTCAGGCTGCCCGCGCCATCGACCTGCACCTGATGGGTGAGACCACCCTGCCCCGCTGA
- the gltB gene encoding glutamate synthase large subunit: protein MSEGLSAMERVVSVHGAGAATKPNTALDHRLQTPGGSRANGLQASGGGLYRPDREHDSCGVGFVVDMKGRKSHRIVRQGLEILANLEHRGAVGADPLMGDGAGILIQIPHGFFASEAEKLGFDLPAPGDYAVGCVFLPKEEANRRHCEEVFRRVVEEEGQIFLGWRDVPVEQSCLPPSVLATEPVIRQVIIGRGTNCPDAASFERKLFVLRKVISNIIYRDLGASQGEAEGFYVVSLSSRTLVYKGMFLSWQLGAYYKDLSDERVESAIGLVHQRFSTNTFPSWKLAHPYRMVAHNGEINTQRGNVNWMAARQASVDSELFGNDISKLWPISYEGQSDTACFDNALEFLVQGGYSLPHAVMMLVPEAWAGNPLMNEERRAFYEYHASIMEPWDGPAAIAFTDGRQIGATLDRNGLRPARYFVTDDGLVVMASEMGVLPIPEDRIVTKWRLQPGKMLLIDTVEGRIISDEEIKTTLARANPYKAWLNRTQMVLEDLPSVPGRPARADVSLLDRQQAFGYTQEDLKLLMAPMAVIGQEAIGSMGTDTPISALSDRPKLLYTYFKQNFAQVTNPPIDPIREELVMSLVSFIGPRPNLFDLKGTSKRKRLEVRQPILTNEDLEKIRAIDDIDDNHFQSKTLDITYGTERGAAGLGDALARLCERAEAAVHGGYNIIILSDRMVGPDRIPIPALLATAGVHHHLIRKGLRTSVGLVVESGEPREVHHFCVLAGYGAEAINPYLAFETLVAMRSGFPTEVDEKEVVYRYIKSIDKGILKVMSKMGISTYQSYCGAQIFDAVGLNSDFVDTYFFGTATTIEGAGLEEIAGETVLRHQSAFSDDPVLRRALEVGGEYAYRLRGEAHMWQPDVVATLQHAVRTDSLERFRQFSRLVDEETGRYTVRGLFRVRTAGEVGHNRVDLSEVEPASAIVRRFATGAMSFGSISREAHTTLAIAMNRIGGRSNTGEGGEEAERFKPLSNGDTMRSAIKQVASGRFGVTTEYLVNADQIQIKMAQGAKPGEGGQLPGHKVDATIAKVRHSTPGVGLISPPPHHDIYSIEDLAQLIFDLKNVNPSADISVKLVSEVGVGTVAAGVAKARADHITISGYEGGTGASPLTSLKHAGSPWEMGLAEAHQTLVRNGLRSRVALQVDGGLRTGRDVVIGALLGADEFGFATAPLIAAGCLMMRKCHLNTCPVGIATQDPVLRKRFKGTPEHVINYFFFIAEEVRELMAAMGYRKFDEMVGQSQMLDQTPLIAHWKAKKLDVSGLFYKPDAPPEAIRHTERQNHPIAEVLDRKLIAEAMPALEREEPVRIETAITSVDRSAGAMLSGEVARRYGNAGLPDDTIKVTLRGTAGQAFGAWLAQGVTFELIGEGNDYVGKGLSGGKIIVRPPEVSRIVPEESIIVGNTVLYGATEGEAYFHGVAGERFAVRNSGAVAVVEGVGDHGCEYMTGGVVVVLGQTGRNFAAGMSGGVAYVLDEDGSFSQRCNMAMVDLEPVAEEDELLERLHHHGGDMEYKGRVDITGDMTGHDDERLYQMVSNHLAATGSARAKTILDNWETYRPKFVKVMPVEYRRALIEMERARLGIAAE from the coding sequence ATGAGCGAGGGTTTGAGCGCGATGGAGAGGGTGGTGTCGGTTCATGGGGCTGGCGCCGCCACGAAACCGAATACGGCCCTGGACCACCGGCTGCAAACGCCTGGCGGCTCGCGAGCCAATGGCCTGCAGGCCTCCGGCGGCGGCCTCTACCGGCCGGACCGCGAGCATGATTCCTGCGGCGTCGGCTTCGTCGTCGACATGAAGGGCCGCAAGAGCCACCGCATCGTGCGGCAGGGTCTGGAAATTCTCGCCAACCTCGAGCACCGCGGCGCGGTCGGCGCCGATCCGCTCATGGGCGACGGCGCCGGCATCCTGATCCAGATCCCCCACGGCTTCTTCGCCTCGGAGGCGGAGAAGCTCGGCTTCGATCTGCCCGCGCCGGGCGATTATGCCGTCGGCTGCGTGTTCCTCCCCAAGGAGGAGGCGAACCGCCGGCATTGCGAGGAGGTGTTCCGCCGCGTCGTGGAGGAGGAAGGCCAGATCTTCCTCGGCTGGCGTGATGTGCCGGTCGAGCAGTCGTGCCTGCCGCCGAGCGTCCTGGCGACGGAACCCGTGATTCGCCAGGTCATCATCGGCCGTGGCACCAACTGCCCGGATGCCGCGAGCTTCGAGCGCAAGCTGTTCGTGCTGCGCAAGGTGATCTCCAATATCATCTACCGCGATCTCGGCGCGTCCCAGGGCGAAGCCGAGGGCTTCTACGTCGTGTCGCTGTCGTCGCGCACGCTCGTCTACAAGGGCATGTTCCTGTCCTGGCAGCTCGGCGCCTATTACAAGGACCTGAGCGACGAGCGCGTGGAATCGGCCATCGGCCTCGTCCACCAGCGCTTCTCGACCAACACCTTCCCCTCCTGGAAGCTCGCCCATCCCTACCGGATGGTCGCCCACAACGGCGAGATCAACACCCAGCGCGGCAACGTCAACTGGATGGCGGCGCGGCAGGCGTCGGTCGATTCCGAGCTGTTCGGCAACGACATCTCCAAGCTGTGGCCGATCTCCTACGAGGGGCAGTCCGACACGGCCTGCTTCGACAACGCGCTCGAGTTCCTGGTGCAGGGCGGCTACTCGTTGCCCCACGCCGTGATGATGCTCGTGCCCGAGGCGTGGGCCGGCAACCCGCTGATGAACGAAGAGCGCCGCGCGTTCTACGAGTACCATGCCTCGATCATGGAGCCGTGGGACGGACCGGCCGCGATCGCGTTCACCGACGGCCGGCAGATCGGCGCGACCCTCGACCGCAACGGCCTGCGGCCGGCGCGCTATTTCGTCACCGACGACGGCCTCGTGGTGATGGCGTCGGAGATGGGCGTGCTGCCGATCCCCGAGGACCGCATCGTCACCAAGTGGCGCCTCCAGCCCGGCAAGATGCTGCTGATCGACACCGTCGAGGGCCGCATCATCTCCGACGAGGAGATCAAGACCACGCTCGCCCGCGCCAACCCCTACAAGGCGTGGCTGAACCGCACGCAGATGGTGCTGGAGGACCTGCCCTCGGTTCCCGGCCGGCCCGCGCGTGCCGACGTGTCGCTGCTCGATCGCCAGCAGGCGTTCGGCTACACCCAGGAAGACCTCAAGCTTCTGATGGCGCCGATGGCGGTGATCGGTCAGGAGGCGATCGGCTCCATGGGGACGGACACGCCGATCTCCGCCCTCTCCGACAGGCCGAAGCTGCTCTACACCTATTTCAAGCAGAACTTCGCCCAGGTCACGAACCCGCCGATCGATCCGATCCGCGAGGAACTGGTGATGAGCCTCGTCTCGTTCATCGGTCCGCGGCCGAACCTGTTCGACCTGAAGGGGACCTCCAAGCGCAAGCGCCTTGAAGTGCGCCAGCCGATCCTCACCAACGAGGATCTGGAGAAGATCCGCGCGATCGACGACATCGACGACAACCACTTCCAGTCCAAGACGCTGGACATCACCTATGGCACCGAGCGCGGCGCGGCCGGTCTCGGCGATGCGCTCGCGCGCCTTTGCGAGCGGGCGGAGGCGGCGGTCCACGGCGGCTACAACATCATCATCCTGTCCGACCGCATGGTCGGGCCGGACCGGATCCCGATTCCGGCGCTGCTCGCCACCGCCGGCGTGCACCACCACCTGATCCGCAAGGGCCTGCGCACGTCGGTCGGTCTCGTCGTCGAATCCGGCGAGCCGCGCGAGGTGCACCATTTCTGCGTGCTCGCCGGCTATGGCGCGGAAGCGATCAATCCCTATCTCGCCTTCGAGACGCTGGTTGCCATGCGCTCCGGCTTCCCGACCGAGGTCGATGAGAAGGAAGTCGTCTACCGCTACATCAAGTCGATCGACAAAGGCATCCTGAAGGTCATGTCCAAGATGGGCATCTCGACCTATCAGTCCTATTGCGGCGCGCAGATCTTCGACGCCGTCGGCCTGAACTCCGATTTCGTCGACACCTACTTCTTCGGCACCGCGACCACCATCGAGGGCGCCGGGCTGGAGGAGATAGCCGGCGAGACCGTGCTTCGCCATCAGTCGGCGTTCAGCGACGATCCGGTGCTGCGCCGGGCGCTGGAGGTCGGCGGCGAATACGCCTATCGCCTGCGCGGCGAAGCGCACATGTGGCAGCCCGACGTGGTGGCGACGCTCCAGCACGCCGTGCGCACGGACTCGCTCGAGCGCTTCCGCCAGTTCTCCCGCCTCGTCGACGAGGAAACCGGGCGCTACACCGTGCGCGGCCTGTTCCGTGTGCGCACCGCCGGCGAAGTCGGCCACAACCGCGTCGATCTTTCCGAGGTCGAGCCGGCCTCGGCGATCGTGCGCCGGTTCGCCACCGGTGCCATGTCGTTCGGCTCCATCAGCCGCGAGGCGCACACCACGCTCGCGATCGCGATGAACCGGATCGGTGGCCGCTCGAACACCGGCGAAGGCGGCGAGGAGGCGGAGCGCTTCAAGCCGCTGTCCAACGGCGACACCATGCGCTCGGCGATCAAGCAGGTCGCCTCAGGCCGGTTCGGCGTGACGACGGAATATCTGGTCAATGCCGACCAGATCCAGATCAAGATGGCGCAGGGTGCCAAGCCCGGCGAAGGCGGCCAGTTGCCCGGCCACAAGGTGGACGCGACCATCGCGAAGGTGCGCCACTCGACCCCGGGCGTCGGCCTGATCTCGCCGCCGCCGCATCACGACATCTATTCGATCGAGGATCTGGCGCAGCTGATCTTCGACCTGAAGAACGTCAACCCGTCGGCCGACATCTCGGTCAAGCTGGTGTCCGAGGTGGGCGTCGGCACGGTGGCGGCCGGCGTGGCCAAGGCGCGCGCCGATCACATCACCATCTCCGGCTATGAAGGCGGCACCGGTGCCTCGCCGCTGACGTCGCTGAAGCATGCCGGATCGCCCTGGGAAATGGGTCTCGCCGAGGCGCACCAGACCCTGGTGCGCAACGGCCTGCGCTCGCGCGTCGCGCTCCAGGTCGACGGCGGCCTCCGGACCGGCCGCGACGTGGTCATTGGCGCCCTGCTCGGTGCCGACGAATTCGGCTTCGCCACCGCGCCCCTGATCGCGGCGGGCTGCCTGATGATGCGCAAGTGCCATCTCAACACCTGCCCGGTCGGCATCGCCACCCAGGACCCGGTGCTGCGCAAGCGCTTCAAGGGCACCCCGGAGCACGTCATCAACTACTTCTTCTTCATCGCGGAGGAAGTGCGCGAGCTGATGGCGGCGATGGGATATCGCAAGTTCGACGAGATGGTCGGCCAGAGCCAGATGCTCGACCAGACCCCGCTCATCGCGCACTGGAAGGCGAAGAAGCTCGACGTGTCCGGTCTGTTCTACAAGCCGGATGCGCCGCCGGAAGCCATCCGCCACACCGAGCGGCAGAACCACCCGATCGCCGAGGTGCTCGACCGCAAGCTGATCGCGGAGGCCATGCCGGCGCTGGAGCGCGAGGAGCCGGTGCGGATCGAGACCGCGATCACCTCCGTCGACCGCTCGGCCGGGGCGATGCTCTCGGGCGAGGTGGCGCGCCGCTACGGCAACGCGGGCCTGCCTGACGATACCATCAAGGTGACGCTGCGCGGGACGGCCGGTCAGGCCTTCGGCGCGTGGCTCGCTCAGGGCGTGACGTTCGAGCTGATCGGCGAAGGCAACGACTATGTCGGCAAGGGCCTTTCCGGCGGCAAGATCATCGTCCGTCCGCCGGAGGTGAGCCGCATCGTGCCGGAGGAGTCCATCATCGTCGGCAACACGGTGCTCTACGGCGCGACAGAGGGCGAGGCCTATTTCCACGGCGTCGCCGGCGAGCGCTTCGCGGTGCGCAATTCCGGCGCGGTCGCGGTGGTCGAAGGCGTGGGCGACCACGGCTGCGAGTACATGACCGGCGGCGTGGTCGTCGTGCTCGGCCAGACCGGGCGCAACTTCGCGGCGGGCATGTCCGGCGGTGTGGCCTACGTTCTCGACGAGGACGGTTCGTTCAGCCAGCGCTGCAACATGGCGATGGTCGATCTCGAACCCGTGGCCGAGGAGGACGAGCTTCTCGAACGCCTCCATCACCACGGTGGCGACATGGAGTACAAGGGCCGCGTCGACATCACCGGCGACATGACCGGTCACGACGACGAGCGGCTCTACCAGATGGTGTCGAACCACCTCGCCGCCACCGGTTCCGCCCGTGCCAAGACGATCCTGGACAACTGGGAGACCTACCGTCCCAAGTTCGTCAAGGTCATGCCGGTCGAGTACCGCCGTGCACTGATCGAGATGGAGCGCGCGCGCCTCGGCATCGCGGCGGAATGA